A region of Tenuifilum sp. 4138str DNA encodes the following proteins:
- a CDS encoding sodium-translocating pyrophosphatase, translated as MIIDNLFWIVPIASVIALAFAYHFFRQMMREDEGTDLMKKIAQHVRTGAMSYLKQQYKVVFIVFIVLMLLFVYLAFGLGVQNKWTPFAFLTGGFFSGLAGFFGMKTATYASARTANAAKNSLNHGLRVAFRSGAVMGLVVVGLAVLDISLWYLILNYFIDEPDSSHKLIIITTTMLTFGMGASTQALFARVGGGIYTKAADVGADLVGKVEAGIPEDDPRNPATIADNVGDNVGDVAGMGADLYESYAGSILATAALGATAFAATGVDMQYKAILAPMLIASVGIVLSILGIYMVRTKEGATMRDLLRSLGVGVNVSSALIAILTFVILYALGLQNWMGISFSVVTGLLAGIIIGLSTEYFTSHSYKPTRKISESAQTGPATVIISGVGLGMVSTAIPVITIAIAILIAFLSAINFDVKHMLDAQNIQLGLYGIGIAAVGMLSTLGITLATDAYGPIADNAGGNAEMSHLDPEVRKRTDALDALGNTTAATGKGFAIGSAALTALALLASYIEEIKIGLIRIGENVITLANGDTIDTAKATIVDFMNYYQVNLMNPVVLVGVFIGAMMAFLFSGLTMNAVGRAAQKMVEEVRRQFREIKGIMEGEAEPDYARCVAISTRGAQIEMILPSLLAIILPIVTGLVLGVAGVLGLLAGGLAAGFVLAIFMANSGGAWDNAKKYIEEGNFGGKGSNNHKAAIVGDTVGDPFKDTSGPSLNILIKLMSMVSIVMAGLTASFSIL; from the coding sequence TCTGGATTGTACCGATTGCATCGGTGATTGCCCTGGCGTTTGCTTACCACTTTTTTAGGCAGATGATGAGGGAAGATGAGGGTACTGACCTGATGAAAAAGATTGCACAGCACGTGCGTACGGGTGCCATGTCGTACCTAAAGCAGCAGTACAAGGTGGTGTTTATTGTATTTATTGTGCTGATGCTGCTTTTTGTATACTTGGCATTTGGACTGGGAGTGCAAAACAAATGGACACCGTTTGCATTCCTAACCGGTGGTTTCTTTTCCGGTTTAGCCGGATTTTTTGGAATGAAAACCGCCACCTATGCATCGGCTCGAACGGCTAACGCTGCTAAGAACTCCCTAAACCATGGCCTTAGGGTAGCATTCAGGTCGGGTGCAGTAATGGGATTGGTTGTGGTTGGTCTGGCAGTACTCGATATTTCCTTATGGTATCTGATCCTCAACTACTTTATCGATGAACCCGATAGCTCTCATAAGTTAATCATCATTACCACCACAATGCTTACCTTTGGAATGGGTGCCTCAACCCAAGCACTGTTTGCCCGTGTGGGTGGTGGTATTTATACTAAGGCCGCTGATGTGGGTGCCGACCTTGTAGGTAAGGTTGAGGCAGGTATCCCGGAGGATGACCCCCGCAACCCAGCCACCATTGCCGATAACGTGGGCGATAATGTGGGCGATGTAGCCGGTATGGGTGCCGACTTATACGAATCTTATGCAGGGTCAATTCTTGCCACTGCAGCCCTAGGGGCAACAGCATTTGCTGCAACCGGAGTAGACATGCAGTACAAAGCAATCCTTGCACCCATGTTAATTGCTAGTGTTGGCATAGTGCTTTCCATTCTAGGCATTTATATGGTTCGTACCAAAGAGGGCGCAACCATGCGTGACCTGCTTCGCTCGTTGGGTGTGGGCGTTAACGTGAGCTCAGCACTAATTGCAATCCTTACCTTTGTAATCCTTTACGCATTAGGCCTGCAGAACTGGATGGGAATATCCTTCTCGGTTGTTACAGGGTTGCTGGCTGGCATTATAATTGGACTATCAACGGAATACTTCACCTCGCACTCATATAAGCCTACCCGCAAGATTTCTGAAAGCGCTCAAACCGGACCAGCTACGGTTATCATCTCAGGGGTGGGTTTAGGAATGGTGTCAACTGCCATACCTGTTATTACCATTGCAATAGCAATACTAATTGCATTCCTTTCGGCCATCAATTTCGATGTTAAGCACATGCTCGATGCCCAAAACATTCAGTTAGGCCTATACGGTATAGGTATTGCCGCTGTTGGAATGCTTTCTACACTGGGTATTACCCTGGCTACCGATGCTTACGGTCCAATTGCCGACAATGCTGGAGGTAACGCTGAAATGAGCCACTTAGACCCCGAGGTTCGCAAACGTACCGATGCACTTGATGCTTTGGGTAATACAACTGCAGCTACTGGTAAAGGATTTGCCATAGGCTCCGCAGCTTTAACCGCCCTAGCGCTTTTAGCCTCCTACATTGAGGAGATTAAAATTGGGTTAATCCGTATTGGTGAGAATGTAATTACACTTGCCAATGGCGACACCATTGATACCGCAAAGGCAACCATTGTGGACTTTATGAACTACTACCAGGTTAACCTGATGAACCCCGTTGTGCTTGTTGGCGTTTTTATTGGAGCCATGATGGCCTTCCTGTTTAGTGGCTTAACCATGAACGCTGTTGGTCGTGCTGCACAAAAAATGGTTGAGGAAGTTCGTCGTCAGTTCCGTGAAATTAAGGGCATCATGGAAGGTGAAGCCGAACCCGATTATGCTCGCTGCGTGGCCATTTCAACTCGCGGTGCTCAAATCGAGATGATTCTGCCATCGCTTTTGGCAATAATTTTACCCATTGTTACCGGCTTGGTTCTTGGCGTAGCAGGTGTTTTGGGATTACTTGCCGGTGGTCTTGCCGCAGGCTTTGTTCTTGCAATTTTTATGGCAAACTCAGGTGGAGCTTGGGATAATGCCAAGAAATACATCGAGGAGGGGAACTTTGGCGGCAAGGGTTCCAACAACCACAAAGCAGC